A region from the Phycisphaerales bacterium genome encodes:
- a CDS encoding amidohydrolase family protein codes for MSSVKNDLYILAGAIQDAIGPPARPGAIHWRDGRIIAFGPPEAVPCPGGATVIERPGHLILPGLVNAHAHLDLTGIGPMPYCGDFIEWIQMVMASRPIGREAIKAAVRLGIEKSIAGGTAIIGDIAGVGSTVPLETLRADGRLHGVSFVEFFGLGSRQQQAIEAMERTCTEFPVDRNHRVQLGLQPHAPYSAGLNVYKAAIRLTESRGVPFSTHLAETEAEIEFARTATGPFADFLRRIDRWDESIEPLGKHPLEAIAGLFIRPVRWLAVHMNHVDVDQRLQFLPELRGMSIVHCPRATAYFGRAPYRFPPEPVWRRFALGTDSAINLDRTDRISILDEVSLLHRRDRIGAVALLACATIGGAASLGFDWDLVTLQPGPCAGLIAVEFDPNDPADALVQVLHEPGPIEWVVQAW; via the coding sequence ATGTCCAGCGTCAAAAACGACCTCTACATCCTCGCCGGAGCCATTCAGGACGCCATCGGCCCGCCAGCCCGCCCCGGCGCCATCCACTGGCGTGACGGGCGGATCATCGCCTTCGGCCCGCCCGAGGCCGTCCCGTGCCCGGGCGGCGCGACCGTGATCGAGCGGCCGGGCCATCTCATCCTGCCCGGCCTCGTCAACGCCCACGCCCATCTCGATCTGACCGGCATCGGCCCGATGCCGTACTGCGGCGACTTCATCGAGTGGATCCAAATGGTCATGGCCAGCCGGCCGATCGGACGCGAGGCGATCAAGGCGGCGGTGCGGCTGGGAATCGAAAAGAGCATCGCCGGGGGCACGGCGATCATCGGCGACATTGCCGGCGTCGGTTCGACCGTGCCTCTTGAGACGCTCCGCGCCGACGGCCGGCTCCACGGCGTGAGTTTCGTCGAGTTCTTCGGCCTCGGCAGCCGCCAGCAGCAGGCGATTGAGGCGATGGAGCGCACGTGCACCGAGTTTCCAGTGGACCGGAATCACCGCGTCCAACTCGGTCTTCAGCCTCACGCACCGTACAGCGCGGGACTGAACGTGTACAAGGCCGCGATTCGCCTGACGGAGTCACGAGGCGTGCCGTTCTCGACCCACCTCGCCGAGACGGAAGCCGAAATCGAGTTCGCGCGCACTGCGACCGGGCCCTTCGCCGATTTCCTGCGGCGCATCGACCGATGGGATGAGTCCATTGAGCCGCTGGGCAAACATCCCCTCGAAGCGATCGCCGGCCTATTCATCAGGCCGGTGCGATGGCTGGCCGTTCACATGAACCACGTAGACGTTGACCAGCGCCTGCAGTTTCTTCCTGAACTGCGGGGAATGTCGATCGTGCATTGTCCTCGCGCCACCGCCTATTTTGGACGTGCTCCCTACCGCTTCCCGCCCGAACCAGTGTGGCGTCGCTTCGCGCTGGGTACGGACTCGGCGATCAATCTCGACCGCACCGACCGCATCTCGATTCTTGATGAAGTGTCACTGCTGCACCGCCGCGATCGGATAGGCGCAGTGGCTCTGCTTGCGTGTGCGACGATTGGCGGCGCGGCGTCGCTTGGATTCGACTGGGATTTGGTCACCCTCCAGCCCGGCCCCTGCGCGGGGCTCATCGCCGTCGAGTTCGATCCGAACGACCCGGCTGATGCGCTCGTACAGGTGCTCCATGAGCCCGGGCCGATCGAGTGGGTGGTGCAAGCGTGGTGA
- a CDS encoding OmpA family protein — protein sequence MRFLTATLSLAALIGASSLTGCTQGTVDDLRNANRVQAARIAELEQNVESLNSTTQALRQQVKQADSSALEAERRRAEAASQLQSAMAMYADLEERLNSIDPVMLPPELDEALRQLAAAHPELMVYDPKRGMVQLTSDLTFDLGSADLKGEAQSSLQQLADVLKGASASTYEVRIVGHTDNVPIRNVGTRAKHPTNVHLSVHRAISVRDAIVGAGVAPGRCSVAGWGEFRPVVANPAAGGARANRRVEIFLVPSTYTGGGSEGTPEAAPSAEPVSAEPEPLK from the coding sequence ATGAGGTTTCTCACCGCGACGCTGAGCCTGGCCGCATTGATCGGCGCTTCGAGCCTGACCGGCTGCACCCAGGGCACCGTGGATGATCTGCGCAACGCTAACCGCGTGCAGGCGGCGCGGATCGCCGAACTTGAGCAGAATGTCGAGTCGCTCAACTCGACGACGCAGGCGCTTCGGCAGCAGGTCAAGCAGGCCGACTCCAGCGCCCTCGAGGCGGAACGCCGCCGCGCCGAGGCGGCGTCGCAACTGCAGTCTGCCATGGCGATGTACGCCGATCTCGAAGAGCGCCTCAACAGCATCGACCCGGTTATGCTGCCGCCCGAACTCGACGAGGCCCTGCGCCAGCTCGCCGCGGCCCATCCCGAGCTCATGGTGTATGACCCGAAGCGCGGCATGGTGCAACTGACCAGCGATCTCACCTTTGACCTTGGCAGCGCCGATCTCAAGGGTGAAGCGCAGAGTTCGCTGCAGCAACTGGCTGACGTGCTCAAGGGCGCTTCGGCCTCGACCTATGAAGTGCGCATCGTTGGCCACACCGACAACGTGCCCATTCGCAACGTCGGCACGCGCGCCAAGCATCCCACCAACGTGCACCTTTCCGTCCACCGCGCCATCAGCGTGCGCGATGCGATCGTCGGCGCCGGCGTCGCGCCGGGACGATGCAGCGTCGCGGGCTGGGGCGAGTTCCGCCCGGTGGTGGCCAATCCGGCGGCCGGCGGCGCGCGGGCCAACCGGCGCGTCGAGATCTTCCTCGTACCCTCCACATACACGGGCGGGGGAAGCGAAGGCACGCCTGAAGCCGCGCCCAGCGCCGAGCCGGTTTCCGCCGAACCCGAGCCGCTGAAGTAA
- a CDS encoding superoxide dismutase family protein → MYRQQLFALTTAIALSASSGLIGCSYNDHDAEPSQAWMGIHRATAAVQPTEGSTVSGVVTFEDVSGGVRVHAEITGLTPNSKHGFHIHQYGYCGSTDALCTGGHFDPANTNHHAMPGAGERHHAGDMGNLEADANGKAVYDAVIKGLSVAGRHGVLGRAVIIHANPDDGGQPTGNAGGRIGVATIGIAQPGQ, encoded by the coding sequence ATGTACAGGCAGCAACTCTTCGCGCTGACGACGGCGATCGCGCTGAGCGCTTCATCGGGGCTGATCGGATGCTCGTACAACGATCATGATGCAGAGCCGAGCCAGGCGTGGATGGGCATCCACCGCGCCACCGCCGCCGTCCAGCCGACGGAGGGCAGCACGGTCTCGGGCGTCGTCACGTTCGAAGACGTCAGCGGCGGCGTGCGCGTGCACGCGGAGATCACGGGCCTGACGCCCAATTCCAAGCACGGCTTCCACATCCACCAGTACGGCTACTGCGGCTCGACCGATGCGCTGTGCACCGGCGGGCACTTCGACCCCGCGAACACGAATCACCACGCCATGCCCGGCGCCGGCGAACGTCATCACGCCGGCGACATGGGTAACCTCGAGGCCGACGCCAACGGCAAGGCCGTATATGACGCGGTGATCAAGGGCTTGTCCGTGGCGGGCAGGCACGGCGTGCTCGGCCGGGCCGTGATCATCCACGCCAACCCGGATGACGGCGGACAACCGACGGGCAACGCCGGCGGCCGAATCGGCGTGGCCACCATCGGCATCGCCCAGCCGGGCCAGTGA
- a CDS encoding 30S ribosomal protein S1 → MVDHNLIGDLSVSDSDAKALLERAFGPSAETFDMDSLLAEQFSDLTPGSILKGRIVGMAGDNVVVEIGLKSEGLVSKTEFDDPSEIEVGKEVEVLLEAIEGEDGLVMLSKRKADRIRGWETILEKCNEGDIVEGKVLRQIKGGLLVDIGVPVFLPASQVDVRRPNDIKDFLGKTIRAKVLKIDEQRRNIVISRRKLIEEERGEARDRLLAGLTEGDVVKGIVKNIADFGVFIDLGGIDGLLHITDMSWGRINHPSEVVSIDQQLEVKVLSIDREKEKIALGLKQMQPSPWDDIEDRYPINSKVKGTVVNIVSYGAFVKLEDGIEGLVHISEMSWTKRINHPSELLSVGEEIDVVVLNINKNKQEISLGIKQLQVNPWEIMSQKYPVGTIVEGKVRNLANYGAFIEIEPGIDGLLHVSDISWTKKIAHPNEIFKKGDTVKCVVLEVDQEKQRVALGMKQLTEDPWITAIPGAYQPGMVVKGKVTKITNFGVFVELEEDLEGLLHISELSDQKVENPQDVVKQGEEVEVKILRVDTDDRKIGLSLKRAQWGDSTGQPEPGQPKHRDHVQPGGPMRGGMDDHGALGTDKIQL, encoded by the coding sequence ATGGTAGATCACAACTTGATTGGCGATCTGTCCGTCTCGGACAGCGACGCCAAAGCCCTGCTCGAACGCGCGTTCGGCCCGAGTGCTGAGACCTTTGACATGGACTCGCTCCTCGCCGAGCAGTTCTCGGACCTCACTCCCGGCTCCATTCTCAAGGGACGCATCGTGGGCATGGCCGGCGACAACGTCGTCGTCGAGATCGGCCTCAAGTCCGAGGGCCTCGTCTCCAAGACCGAGTTCGATGACCCGTCGGAAATCGAAGTTGGCAAAGAAGTCGAAGTTCTGCTCGAAGCCATCGAGGGCGAAGACGGCCTGGTCATGCTCTCCAAGCGCAAGGCCGACCGCATCAGGGGCTGGGAGACCATCCTCGAGAAGTGCAACGAGGGCGACATCGTCGAGGGCAAGGTGCTTCGGCAGATCAAGGGCGGCCTACTTGTCGACATCGGCGTGCCGGTCTTCCTGCCCGCGTCGCAGGTGGACGTGCGCCGTCCCAACGACATCAAGGACTTCCTCGGCAAGACCATCCGCGCCAAGGTGCTCAAGATCGACGAGCAGCGGCGCAACATCGTCATCAGCCGCCGCAAACTCATCGAAGAAGAGCGCGGCGAGGCGCGCGACCGCCTGCTCGCCGGCCTGACCGAAGGCGACGTCGTCAAGGGCATCGTCAAGAACATCGCCGACTTCGGCGTGTTCATCGACCTGGGCGGCATCGACGGCCTGCTCCACATCACCGACATGTCCTGGGGCCGCATCAACCACCCCAGCGAAGTCGTCTCCATCGACCAGCAACTCGAAGTCAAGGTTCTTTCCATCGATCGCGAAAAGGAAAAGATCGCCCTGGGCCTCAAGCAGATGCAGCCCTCGCCCTGGGATGACATCGAGGATCGCTATCCGATCAACAGCAAGGTCAAAGGCACGGTCGTCAACATCGTCTCTTACGGGGCTTTCGTCAAGCTCGAAGACGGCATCGAGGGCCTCGTGCACATCTCCGAAATGTCCTGGACCAAGCGCATCAACCACCCGAGCGAACTGCTTTCGGTCGGCGAAGAGATCGATGTGGTCGTTCTCAACATCAACAAGAACAAGCAGGAGATCTCGCTGGGCATCAAGCAGCTCCAGGTCAACCCCTGGGAGATCATGAGCCAGAAGTACCCGGTGGGCACGATCGTCGAGGGCAAGGTGCGCAACCTCGCCAACTACGGCGCGTTCATCGAGATCGAGCCGGGCATCGACGGCCTGCTGCACGTCTCGGACATCTCCTGGACCAAGAAGATCGCGCACCCCAACGAGATCTTCAAGAAGGGCGACACCGTCAAGTGCGTCGTCCTCGAAGTGGACCAGGAAAAGCAGCGCGTCGCGCTGGGCATGAAGCAGCTGACCGAAGACCCGTGGATCACCGCCATCCCCGGCGCCTACCAGCCGGGCATGGTCGTCAAGGGCAAGGTCACCAAGATCACCAACTTCGGCGTCTTCGTCGAACTCGAGGAAGACCTCGAAGGTTTGCTGCACATCTCCGAACTCTCCGACCAGAAGGTCGAGAATCCGCAGGATGTCGTCAAGCAGGGTGAAGAGGTCGAGGTCAAGATTCTCCGCGTCGATACCGACGATCGCAAGATCGGCCTCTCTCTCAAGCGCGCCCAGTGGGGCGACAGCACGGGCCAGCCCGAACCCGGCCAGCCCAAGCATCGCGACCACGTGCAGCCCGGCGGCCCGATGCGCGGCGGCATGGACGACCACGGCGCCCTCGGCACCGACAAGATCCAGCTCTGA
- a CDS encoding sugar transferase, with product MTGFGSIQLSAAVAAAACLLCPLAGRLIIKWQAPDGWRRPLHPALLFLALCLLGGATMVVGWADTFTRADAVMLAVISLAIGFGLTGERFLARRAVKVTAQFVLACMIALVGVHLPVTAGAYPVIDGLCTVLLIVGLLNLLVVINFLDGLTSLVVFLLSSCSAIILNLSMGTGQLGDPAGVVFALSLCGLSLWFFIYSRPSSKAYVGDYGTMMLNIGLGLLLIRIAVVRDEVLSGAVFNSPALLLPLLLTIPLLLASVHREQKAFFRRSRLALILILLGHLPYLLPLLTDSPNRVIMTASLMIGSVILWTGVVTQGRMLRGWSMRCMAEPIADTIWIAARMLIVSLVVAWLFGISAWVVVGSVVATSGLLMLQVAFWRRNIDAEELPEVVIFGRHEDYRKAQFIFLNCEDLFGRRRARRSRIGLNSKHLRSEVMAELKAGHTCLILARTARASLLGLQSYEDLIFAGDCLLLRHLDETIRPRRIPHVVDFMQDATHRLAALIGILFFAPVCLAVAAAIRLEDGGPIFFRQRRLGQSGRRFTLYKFRSMRVDAPRYGESPTTSADARVTRVGRIIRKLSIDELPQLINVLRGDMRLVGPRPEMPFICSRYTPHQRQRLLVPAGVTGLWQISPHRNAPIHDHVEYDLAYAQARGPVLDAAVIIATLLSALKSGF from the coding sequence TTGACAGGCTTTGGGTCGATTCAACTTTCCGCTGCGGTGGCGGCTGCCGCGTGTCTGCTCTGTCCGCTTGCCGGGCGCCTGATCATCAAGTGGCAGGCGCCGGATGGCTGGCGCCGGCCGCTGCATCCTGCGCTGCTGTTTCTGGCTTTGTGCCTGCTGGGCGGCGCGACGATGGTGGTCGGCTGGGCGGACACCTTCACCCGCGCCGACGCCGTCATGCTCGCCGTCATCAGCCTGGCCATCGGCTTTGGGCTGACGGGTGAGCGCTTCCTCGCCCGCCGCGCCGTCAAGGTGACAGCCCAGTTTGTACTCGCCTGCATGATCGCCCTCGTCGGCGTGCACCTGCCGGTAACCGCCGGCGCGTATCCCGTCATCGACGGCCTGTGCACGGTGCTGCTCATCGTGGGGCTGCTCAATCTGCTGGTCGTCATCAACTTCCTTGACGGCCTGACTTCGCTGGTCGTCTTTCTGCTCTCATCGTGCTCGGCGATCATCCTCAACCTGAGCATGGGCACCGGCCAGCTGGGCGATCCGGCGGGGGTGGTGTTTGCCTTGTCGCTGTGCGGATTGAGCCTGTGGTTCTTCATCTACTCGCGGCCGAGTTCAAAAGCGTACGTCGGCGACTACGGCACGATGATGCTCAACATCGGCCTGGGCCTGCTGCTCATCCGCATCGCCGTGGTGCGCGATGAAGTGCTTTCGGGCGCGGTGTTCAACAGCCCCGCTCTGCTGCTTCCCCTGCTGCTCACCATTCCGCTGCTGCTGGCAAGCGTGCACCGCGAGCAGAAGGCGTTCTTCCGCCGCTCGCGCCTGGCGCTGATCCTCATTCTGCTGGGCCACCTGCCCTACCTGCTGCCCCTGCTGACGGATTCGCCCAACCGCGTGATCATGACCGCGAGCCTGATGATCGGCTCGGTCATTCTGTGGACCGGCGTGGTCACGCAGGGCCGGATGCTGCGCGGCTGGTCGATGCGGTGCATGGCCGAACCGATCGCCGACACGATCTGGATCGCCGCGCGCATGCTCATCGTGAGCCTGGTCGTGGCGTGGCTGTTTGGCATCAGCGCGTGGGTGGTGGTCGGCTCGGTCGTGGCGACCAGCGGCCTGCTCATGCTCCAGGTCGCCTTCTGGCGCCGGAACATAGACGCGGAGGAACTGCCCGAAGTGGTCATCTTCGGCCGGCACGAGGATTACCGCAAGGCCCAGTTCATCTTCCTCAACTGCGAAGACCTGTTCGGCCGGCGGCGGGCCCGGCGATCGCGCATCGGGCTCAACTCCAAGCACCTGCGCAGCGAGGTCATGGCCGAACTCAAGGCCGGGCACACCTGCCTCATCCTCGCGCGCACAGCCCGAGCGTCGCTGCTGGGCCTGCAAAGCTACGAGGATCTTATCTTCGCCGGCGACTGCCTGCTGCTGCGCCACCTTGACGAGACGATTCGGCCGCGGCGCATCCCGCACGTCGTCGATTTCATGCAGGACGCCACTCACCGGTTGGCCGCGCTCATCGGCATCCTCTTCTTCGCGCCGGTGTGCCTCGCGGTCGCGGCGGCGATCCGGCTCGAAGACGGCGGGCCGATCTTCTTCCGCCAGCGGCGCCTCGGCCAGAGCGGCAGGCGCTTCACGCTCTACAAGTTCCGCTCCATGCGAGTCGATGCGCCACGCTACGGCGAGAGCCCGACGACCAGCGCCGACGCCCGCGTCACCCGCGTCGGCCGCATCATCCGCAAACTGAGCATCGACGAACTGCCCCAACTCATCAACGTGCTGCGGGGCGACATGCGGCTGGTCGGTCCGCGGCCCGAAATGCCCTTCATCTGCTCGCGCTACACGCCGCATCAGCGCCAGCGCCTGCTCGTTCCCGCCGGCGTGACCGGCCTTTGGCAGATCAGCCCGCATCGCAACGCGCCGATCCACGATCACGTCGAATATGACCTCGCCTACGCGCAGGCGCGCGGGCCGGTTCTCGACGCGGCTGTGATCATCGCCACGCTGCTCAGCGCGCTCAAGAGCGGGTTCTGA
- the cysK gene encoding cysteine synthase A: MTSAVDRTHVLREQTYDSILGVIGNTPMIRLNHLAPEGGATVYLKLEFLNPLASVKDRIGLAMIEAGERDGRINAQTHIIEPTSGNTGIALAFVCAARGYRLTLTMPESMSLERRAMLRHLGATIVLTPAAQGMGGAIERARDLVAADSNAFMPQQFDNPANPAIHEMTTGPEIWEDSGRDIDAIVAGVGTGGTITGVTRFIRRHNADFKAIAVEPADSPVISGGKPGLHKIQGIGAGFIPRNLDTTLLNETVTVTNDEAFEWSRRLARHEGILGGISTGANVCAALRVAARPEYRGRKIVTIACSFGERYLSTPLFAGETDPRP; encoded by the coding sequence ATGACCAGTGCCGTCGATCGCACCCACGTGCTGCGCGAGCAAACCTATGACTCGATCCTCGGCGTGATCGGCAATACGCCAATGATCCGCCTGAACCACCTGGCGCCCGAAGGCGGTGCGACGGTGTATCTCAAACTCGAGTTCCTCAACCCGCTGGCGAGCGTAAAAGACCGCATCGGTCTGGCGATGATCGAAGCGGGCGAGCGCGATGGTCGAATCAATGCCCAGACGCACATCATCGAACCCACCAGCGGCAACACCGGCATCGCCCTCGCGTTCGTCTGTGCCGCCCGCGGCTACCGGCTGACGCTGACGATGCCCGAGTCGATGAGCCTCGAACGACGCGCGATGCTGCGGCACCTGGGAGCGACCATCGTGCTCACGCCGGCGGCCCAGGGCATGGGCGGCGCCATTGAGCGGGCCCGCGATCTTGTCGCCGCCGACTCCAATGCGTTCATGCCTCAGCAGTTTGACAATCCGGCCAACCCGGCAATTCACGAGATGACGACGGGGCCGGAGATCTGGGAGGATTCCGGCCGCGACATCGACGCCATCGTGGCCGGCGTGGGAACGGGCGGGACCATCACGGGCGTGACGCGTTTCATCCGCCGGCACAATGCGGACTTCAAGGCGATCGCCGTGGAGCCGGCGGACTCGCCGGTGATCTCGGGCGGCAAGCCGGGCCTGCACAAGATCCAGGGCATCGGGGCCGGATTCATCCCGCGGAACCTCGACACGACGCTTCTCAACGAGACCGTCACGGTGACCAACGACGAGGCGTTCGAGTGGAGTCGGCGGCTGGCGCGGCACGAGGGCATTCTGGGCGGCATCAGCACCGGCGCCAACGTGTGCGCAGCGCTGCGCGTGGCCGCGCGTCCTGAGTATCGCGGCCGGAAGATCGTGACGATTGCATGCAGTTTCGGCGAGCGCTACCTGAGCACGCCGCTGTTTGCCGGCGAGACCGATCCGCGGCCGTAG
- a CDS encoding fibro-slime domain-containing protein translates to MKRNQALFAIVGMGLLAPTGALLAQEGPPETLELSGVVRDFIERTKNGGHPDFEAVPAGGYGHYMGNISSVLDEERKPVFVGGGHKVLSQWRNAAGQAILPALYDHSMGDTAGSLGSAVDKGGITSAESFAQWYRDVPGLNLSQPITVTLTKSGGTEEMPIYTYQNTSFFPIDHQLYGNSGGSPDHNFHFTMELHTKFTYKEGAGQVFSFYGDDDVWVFINGELVIDIGGVHGKVNQVVELDRLDLTDGQACTLDFFFAERHRTESNFRIDTSLQLESDTMPTVSALYD, encoded by the coding sequence ATGAAACGCAACCAAGCCTTGTTCGCGATCGTGGGAATGGGCCTTCTCGCGCCAACGGGCGCACTGCTGGCGCAAGAAGGTCCGCCGGAGACGCTCGAACTGTCCGGCGTCGTCCGCGACTTCATCGAGCGCACCAAGAACGGCGGCCATCCCGACTTCGAAGCGGTGCCCGCAGGCGGCTACGGCCACTACATGGGCAACATCTCATCGGTGCTCGATGAAGAGCGTAAGCCCGTCTTTGTTGGCGGCGGCCACAAGGTGCTCAGCCAGTGGCGCAACGCGGCCGGCCAGGCCATCCTGCCCGCGCTCTACGACCATTCGATGGGCGACACCGCCGGCAGCCTCGGTTCGGCCGTAGACAAGGGCGGCATCACGTCCGCCGAATCCTTCGCCCAGTGGTACCGCGACGTGCCGGGCCTGAATCTCAGCCAGCCCATCACCGTCACCCTGACCAAGTCGGGCGGCACGGAAGAGATGCCCATCTACACCTATCAGAACACTTCGTTCTTCCCGATCGACCACCAGCTGTACGGCAACTCGGGCGGCTCGCCGGACCACAACTTCCACTTCACCATGGAGCTGCACACAAAGTTCACCTACAAGGAAGGCGCCGGCCAGGTGTTCTCCTTCTACGGCGACGACGACGTGTGGGTGTTCATCAATGGCGAACTTGTCATTGACATCGGCGGCGTCCACGGCAAGGTCAACCAGGTGGTCGAACTCGATCGTCTCGACCTGACCGACGGCCAGGCCTGCACTCTGGACTTCTTCTTCGCCGAACGCCACCGCACCGAGTCGAACTTCCGGATTGATACGAGCCTCCAACTCGAATCGGACACCATGCCGACCGTCAGCGCTCTGTACGACTGA
- the murA gene encoding UDP-N-acetylglucosamine 1-carboxyvinyltransferase: MDTFVIEGGRRLKGRLTVSGSKNATLPIMAAALLTDQPLTLRDVPDLRDLSNMRGLLTELGCDVQQDGNLTRLHVVDETASHARYEIVRTMRASICILGPLLARRKKVRVSMPGGCAIGDRPVDLHLRGLRALGADIHLEGGDIVATAEELTGATIFLGGPAGSTVLGTANVMSAATLARGTTTIECAACEPEIVNLADTLIAMGARIEGAGTPRITIHGVDELGPAEMRIMPDRIEAGTYMIASAITNGQVTIDNCPLDALLAVLDRLEEIGVSVTRLDPAQPASRCSVMVETSRRLNPVQVTTQPHPGFPTDLQAQTMALLCLADGNSIVTERIYEQRFLHVAELSRMGASLHRQGSTVVVSGVPHLIGAPVMASDLRASASLVLAGLAARGRTVIYRVYHLDRGYQRMEERLRALGASIERVPEDQVPSDVAHAAGAAG; this comes from the coding sequence ATGGATACCTTTGTCATCGAAGGCGGGCGACGCCTCAAGGGGCGACTGACGGTCAGCGGGTCCAAGAACGCGACCCTGCCGATCATGGCGGCCGCGCTGCTCACGGATCAGCCGCTCACGCTGCGCGATGTGCCCGACCTGCGCGATCTGAGCAACATGCGGGGATTGCTCACCGAGCTCGGCTGCGACGTTCAGCAGGACGGCAACCTCACCCGGCTCCACGTCGTCGATGAGACCGCCAGCCACGCCCGATACGAAATCGTCCGCACCATGCGCGCGAGCATCTGCATTCTCGGACCGCTGCTGGCCCGCCGCAAAAAGGTCCGCGTCTCGATGCCCGGCGGCTGCGCCATCGGTGACCGGCCGGTCGATCTGCACCTGCGCGGCCTGCGCGCGCTCGGGGCCGATATCCACCTCGAAGGCGGCGACATCGTCGCCACCGCCGAGGAACTCACCGGCGCGACGATCTTCCTCGGCGGGCCGGCGGGCTCGACGGTTCTCGGAACCGCCAACGTCATGTCCGCCGCCACGCTCGCCAGGGGCACCACCACAATAGAGTGCGCCGCGTGCGAGCCGGAGATCGTCAACCTCGCCGACACGCTCATCGCCATGGGCGCCCGCATCGAAGGCGCCGGCACGCCGCGCATCACGATTCATGGCGTCGATGAACTCGGACCCGCCGAGATGCGCATCATGCCCGATCGCATCGAAGCCGGCACGTACATGATCGCCTCGGCCATCACCAACGGCCAGGTCACCATCGACAACTGCCCGCTCGATGCGCTGCTCGCGGTGCTCGACCGGCTCGAGGAGATCGGCGTGTCGGTGACCCGCCTCGACCCAGCTCAGCCGGCCAGCCGCTGCAGCGTGATGGTCGAGACGAGCCGGCGTCTCAACCCCGTGCAGGTGACGACCCAGCCTCATCCGGGCTTCCCGACGGACCTGCAGGCCCAGACGATGGCGCTGCTGTGCCTGGCGGACGGCAACAGCATCGTGACCGAGCGCATCTACGAGCAGCGCTTTCTGCACGTGGCGGAGTTGAGCCGCATGGGCGCGAGCCTTCACCGCCAGGGTTCGACCGTGGTGGTTTCAGGCGTGCCGCACCTCATCGGAGCGCCTGTGATGGCCAGCGATCTGCGCGCCTCGGCTTCGCTGGTTCTGGCCGGTCTCGCGGCCCGCGGCCGCACCGTCATCTACCGCGTCTACCACCTCGACCGCGGCTACCAGCGGATGGAAGAGCGCCTGCGGGCGCTGGGCGCTTCCATCGAGCGCGTGCCCGAAGACCAGGTGCCCAGCGACGTGGCGCACGCCGCCGGCGCCGCCGGCTGA
- a CDS encoding HPr family phosphocarrier protein, protein MSNATAKVIIRNRLGLHARPAMSFVETASNFKSDVCVRRDAQKVDGKSIMQMMMLAATKGTELTIEVSGQDCREALKALIELVERGFDEE, encoded by the coding sequence TTGTCCAACGCCACGGCCAAAGTGATCATCCGCAACCGGCTCGGACTCCACGCCCGTCCGGCGATGTCCTTTGTCGAAACCGCCAGCAACTTCAAGTCCGACGTCTGCGTCCGCCGCGATGCGCAAAAGGTCGATGGCAAGTCGATCATGCAGATGATGATGCTCGCCGCCACCAAAGGCACGGAATTGACCATCGAAGTGAGCGGGCAAGACTGCCGCGAGGCCCTGAAGGCGCTCATCGAACTCGTCGAGCGAGGTTTTGACGAAGAGTAA
- a CDS encoding PTS sugar transporter subunit IIA, with product MKLHEIMVESALVPSLAAVTRDEVVAELVDALLAAGVVEKGHRDELIEAILERERRGSTGFGKGVAVPHVKHASVKRMAATIGVSSKGVDFNALDRQPVYSVVLLLSPGDQPEDHLRAMEIIFQNLSQDTFRRFLRQVSSVDDIITLIREADNQQLG from the coding sequence ATGAAATTGCACGAGATCATGGTCGAGTCGGCTCTGGTGCCGTCTCTCGCGGCGGTCACCCGCGACGAGGTGGTGGCGGAGTTGGTGGACGCCCTGCTGGCCGCCGGCGTCGTTGAGAAAGGTCACCGCGACGAACTCATCGAGGCCATCCTCGAGCGCGAGCGGCGCGGCTCGACGGGATTCGGCAAGGGCGTCGCCGTCCCTCACGTCAAGCACGCGTCGGTCAAGCGCATGGCCGCCACGATCGGCGTGAGCAGCAAGGGCGTCGATTTCAACGCCCTCGACCGTCAGCCGGTCTACTCCGTGGTGCTGCTGCTGAGCCCGGGTGATCAGCCCGAAGATCACCTGCGGGCCATGGAGATCATCTTCCAGAACCTCAGCCAGGATACGTTCCGTCGATTCCTGCGCCAGGTTTCGAGCGTGGACGACATCATTACCCTGATTCGCGAAGCGGATAACCAGCAACTGGGCTGA